The genomic interval GGCCGCCGCCGACACCCTGCCCGGCGGGCTCGGGCCCTGCGTGCCTGGCGACTGCCCGGACCCGTTCCCGCCGGTCAACAACGGGGACATCGCCGGTCGGGACGACGCGATCAACATCTTCGTGGGCGACGACTTCCTCGTCCGGGGGCGTGCGGCGGAGGCCGAGGGCCGGGTCGTCGTGCTGGACGACTTCGACCAGAACAAGGACGCGGCGGCGGGCGGGCTGTACAACCTCGGGATCGTCGGCGTCGGCTCGCGGGTCGCGCCGCCCGTCGACTCGGACTTCCTGGCCGCCGGCGGGGACGTGACCATCGCGGACGGGCAGACCCTGGACACGACGGGCGGCCTCGTCGACGAGCTGGGCACCGTGCGCTACGCGGGCACGCTGACCGGGACCGTCACCGGGAGGACCGTCCAGGACGACGACGCGACGGCCCCGTACGTGGGCCTGCGCGACGAGCTGACGGCGGCCAGCCAGTGCTACGCGCGGCCGGACGGCACGACCCGGACGCCCACCGGGACCGCGGTCAACGAGGGCTACCGGACGCTGTTCACCGGCGACGGAACGTCGCAGCTCCAGGTGTTCAACGTCGACTTCGACCTAGTGAACCCGAACTCCCCCAACGGAAGCCAGTCCATCGAGTTCGCGGGCATCCCCGACGACGCGACGATCCTGGTCAACGTGGTCGGCGAGAACCGGGTCATCAACACCACCAGCGGCAGCGACACGCTCGGCCAGTACCGCGAGCGGCTGCTGTGGAACCTGCCCGACGCCACGACGGCGTCCTTCACCGGCTCCGGGCAGTTCCAGGGCAGCGTCCTGGTGGGCGAGCAGGCGTCCATGACCACGGTGAGCCTGCCCGGCATGAACGGCAGGTTCTTCACCACCGGCTCGCTCACCCACACCAGCGAGAACGCGGGCGTCGAGTTCCACGCCTACCCGTTCGACGGTGACCTCCCGGACTGCGGGGGCCCGCAGCCCGTGACCGGCGCGGTGAGCGTGCTGAAGACCGACGCCGAGACCGGCAACCCGCTGGCCGGGGCCGACTTCGAGCTGTGGCGCGAGACGAACGACGTGCCCGGCCTCCAGACGGACGGGGCCGACCCCGACACCTACGTCTCGGACTGCACCACCCCGGCGAACGGCGTCTGCTCCGACACCACGACCGTGGGCACGTACTACTGGCGCGAGACCGAGGCCCCGGACGGCTACGAGCTGCCCGACCCCAACGTCTTCGGGCCGCTGGTCCTCACCGAGGACAACGCGGACCAGGGCGTCCAGGTCGAGGCCGTCAACAGCCGGACGCCCGTGCCTCCGGTGACCGGTGAGGTCCGCGTACGCAAGACCGACGCCGAGACCGGTGAGCCGCTGGCCGGGGCCGACTTCGAGCTGTGGCGCGAGACCAACAGCACCCCGGGGCTCCAGACGATCGGCATCAACCCCGACACCCATGTCTCGGACTGCACCACCCCGGCGAACGGCGTCTGCACCACGACCACGATTCCGGGCACCTACTACTGGCGCGAGACCGCGGCCCCGGACGGCTACGAGCTGCCCGACCCCAATGTCTTCGGGCCACTCACCCTCACCGAGGACAACGCCGAGGACGGCGTCCAGGTCGAGGCCGCCAACAGCGAGGAGCCCACGCCGCCCGTGACCGGCTCGCTGACGCTGGACAAGACGGACGCCAAGAACGGGGAGCCGCTGCCCGGGGCCGTCTTCGAGCTGTGGCGCGAGAGCAACGACGTGCCCGGACTCCAGACGGGCGGGGCCGACCCCGACACCCTCGCGGACGCGGGCTGCTCGACCGACGAGGACGGGCAGTGCACCTTCGACGACCTGCCGCTCGGTGAGTACTACCTCCGCGAGATCGCCGTCCCGGAGGGCTACGTCCTGCCGACGGACCCCGTCTCGGGCCCGTACGAGGTGACGGAGGAGAACAGCGAGGAGGGCGTCACCGTGGAGCTGGCCAACGACCGCGGTGAGCCGTGCAAGGGCAAGGACTGCAAGGACGACACGCACGAGGCCGCTCGCGGCTGACACGGTCACCCGCCCGGCCGCCCGCGAGTGGGCGGCCGGGCGGTACGCACGGCCCCGTTGATTCCGTAGGAGGTCCCGCCTTGTCCCGTCCCCACCGTTTCGCCGGTGCCGCCGTCGCCGCCGCGGCCTTGGCGCTGCTGTGCACCGCGGTCCCCTCGGCCGCGTCCGCCGGCCGCGACGCCGCGTGCACCGCCCCGGCCGGGCCGTATCAGCGGCAGCTGGAACAGCACCTCGGGCTGCCCGTGGACGGCCGCCAGTCCGACGCCGACTGCCGGGCCATCCGGGCCTTCCAGACCGAGCGGGGCCGCCCGCACCCGGACGGGTTCGCCGACCTCGGCACGTACCGCGCGATGCTCGTGGTCGAGGCCACGCCGAATCCGAACGCCGCCGGGAACTGCCCCGTCGAGACCGGCCGCGTGACCTGTGTCGACATGGACCGCCAACTGCTGTGGGTGCAGAAGGGGAAGAAGGTCGTGTTCGGGCCCGTGCCCATCCGTACGGGCCGCGACGCGGAGGAGACGCGGCCGGGCCGGCACACCATCTACTGGCGCGACCGCGACCACGTCTCCGACCTCTACGACGACGCCCCGATGCCGTACTCGCAGTTCTTCGACGGCGGTCAGGCGCTGCACGGACACCCGGGCGACCTGTACGACGGGGGCGGGTCGGCGGGCTGCGTCAACCTGACGGTGGACGACGCGGCGAAGCTGTGGGATCTGCTCGCGCTCGATGACGTCGTGTACGTCTGGGGTGTGAAGCCCGGGACCGCCGACTAGGGCCTACTCCTCGCCCTCCAGGTTTCCTTCCGTTTCCAGGAAGACCTGGCGCAGGGCTTCGAGCACCGCCGGGTCGGGCTTGGCCCACATGCCGCGCGACTCCGCTTCCAGAAGGCGTTCCGCGATGCCGTGCAGGGCCCACGGGTTGGCCTGTTCGAGGAAGGCGCGGTTGGCCGGGTCCAGGACGTAGGTCTCGGTCAGCTTGTCGTACATCCAGTCCGCGACGACGCCCGTCGTGGCGTCGTAACCGAAGAGGTAGTCGACGGTCGCCGCCAGCTCGAAGGCTCCCTTGTAGCCGTGGCGGCGCATCGCCTCGATCCACTTCGGGTTGACGACGCGGGCGCGGAAGACGCGCGAGGTCTCCTCGGTCAGCGTGCGCGTGCGGACCGTCTCGGGGCGGGTCGAGTCCCCGATGTACGCCTCCGGGGCGGTCCCCTTCAGCGCGCGGACCGTGGCGACCATTCCCCCGTGGTACTGGAAGTAGTCGTCCGAGTCCGCGATGTCGTGCTCGCGGGTGTCGGTGTTCTTCGCGGCGACCGCGATGCGCTTGTACGCGGTCTCCATCTCCTCGCGGGCCGGGCAGCCGTCCAGGTCCCGGCCGTAGGCGTAGCCGCCCCAGGTCGTGTAGACCTCGGCGAGGTCGGCGTCGGTG from Streptomyces drozdowiczii carries:
- a CDS encoding L,D-transpeptidase, translating into MSRPHRFAGAAVAAAALALLCTAVPSAASAGRDAACTAPAGPYQRQLEQHLGLPVDGRQSDADCRAIRAFQTERGRPHPDGFADLGTYRAMLVVEATPNPNAAGNCPVETGRVTCVDMDRQLLWVQKGKKVVFGPVPIRTGRDAEETRPGRHTIYWRDRDHVSDLYDDAPMPYSQFFDGGQALHGHPGDLYDGGGSAGCVNLTVDDAAKLWDLLALDDVVYVWGVKPGTAD
- a CDS encoding SpaA isopeptide-forming pilin-related protein — its product is MKPMPKRLAALRSRARATGAACAVLATVVPVFSLGLGATPAAADTLPGGLGPCVPGDCPDPFPPVNNGDIAGRDDAINIFVGDDFLVRGRAAEAEGRVVVLDDFDQNKDAAAGGLYNLGIVGVGSRVAPPVDSDFLAAGGDVTIADGQTLDTTGGLVDELGTVRYAGTLTGTVTGRTVQDDDATAPYVGLRDELTAASQCYARPDGTTRTPTGTAVNEGYRTLFTGDGTSQLQVFNVDFDLVNPNSPNGSQSIEFAGIPDDATILVNVVGENRVINTTSGSDTLGQYRERLLWNLPDATTASFTGSGQFQGSVLVGEQASMTTVSLPGMNGRFFTTGSLTHTSENAGVEFHAYPFDGDLPDCGGPQPVTGAVSVLKTDAETGNPLAGADFELWRETNDVPGLQTDGADPDTYVSDCTTPANGVCSDTTTVGTYYWRETEAPDGYELPDPNVFGPLVLTEDNADQGVQVEAVNSRTPVPPVTGEVRVRKTDAETGEPLAGADFELWRETNSTPGLQTIGINPDTHVSDCTTPANGVCTTTTIPGTYYWRETAAPDGYELPDPNVFGPLTLTEDNAEDGVQVEAANSEEPTPPVTGSLTLDKTDAKNGEPLPGAVFELWRESNDVPGLQTGGADPDTLADAGCSTDEDGQCTFDDLPLGEYYLREIAVPEGYVLPTDPVSGPYEVTEENSEEGVTVELANDRGEPCKGKDCKDDTHEAARG